Proteins found in one Arachis stenosperma cultivar V10309 chromosome 8, arast.V10309.gnm1.PFL2, whole genome shotgun sequence genomic segment:
- the LOC130944267 gene encoding disease resistance protein RPV1-like translates to MDSSNRIESSSATAPRRICKCDVFISFRGPDTRNTLVDHLYNHLIRKGIFTFKDDKTLEQGQPISSQLLQAIRDSRISIVVFSPDYAASTWCLDEMAAIVDCQREFNQAVFPVFYDVDPSHVRKQNGVYQEAFISHSQKFTQDPAKVQRWKSAMTTLANSVGWDVTNKPEFGEIEKIVQKIVKTLNHKFSGFVDDLIGMQPRVEGLEKLLKLRSEDDGFRVLGLWGMGGIGKTTHATALYDRISYQFDASCFVENVSKIYNDGGAMAIQKQILRQALDEQNLDTYSPSEISGIITNRLHSIKVLVVLDNVDHSKQLEELAIKPKLLCEGSRIIITTRDEHIFKVYEDDEVHIHNVPLLSDREARELFSRKAFKREDSSNNFEELIPEVLKYAQRHPLTIKVVGSFLCSRNAAQWRDALDRLRNNQEDEITNVLRISYDGLKYEEQEIFLHIACFFRGEREDYVKRILDSLGLYPHIGISVIAEKSLITIRNQEIHMHEMLQELGKKIVREKYPQEPGSWSRIWSYKDFHHVLMSETGTNEIKAIVVDIKEDISDCNEMVEGLSKMKDLKLLIVHQKNYHSESRLKCLSSCLKYLSWHGYPFPSLPSVFHPSECLVEMNLSGSSIKSLWEGRKTFFRLTILDLSNSKKLIETPNFEWCTSLKRLDLSGCTNLQHVHPSIDLLARLVYLNLRDCSSLVTLYFGSDECKLSSLIVLHLSGCTKLETTQDFSGLLNLEYLDLEQCTSLAKVHESLWALGKLRSLSLRGCLGLKEGPNDISWMTSLQTLDFQGCSNLWKLQFILNKYERSKLHQTLGRSIISPRISKALTFLDLGFCNLGKVPDDIGVLKGLERLNLQGNKFNSLPSTIESLSSLAYLNLGHCFNLSSLPTLPFVNNSSGGQYFKTISGSRNQGSGLYMLYCSKVDKWCRQNWTIIWLTRLIKQPCHFRCGFDIVIPGSSIPSWFNRSFMGGSTIRIVDSNNMDDNWIGFTFCVAFCVTDPSAIFGSSHDRLSTSLPNPFYLSFESEQAEETFCMPCRLDFKGRSQPPKTRKHVWIIYISRPHCHFVKTGANITFKACPGIEMGKWGLHMVFKQDIEIIQRKSQHQLETSVFFYSSEILLPDHGLVIEEVPESNNSSIGPKIQLPYNWYVTDEEEKESLEAKSKEINLANIGL, encoded by the exons ATGGATTCCAGCAACCGCATCGAAAGCAGCAGCGCCACCGCACCTCGGCGGATCTGCAAATGCGACGTGTTCATCAGTTTCAGGGGTCCCGACACTCGCAACACTTTGGTTGATCATCTCTACAATCACCTCATCCGAAAAGGCATCTTCACCTTCAAGGATGACAAGACGCTGGAGCAAGGTCAACCCATTTCATCTCAGCTCCTGCAAGCAATTAGGGATTCAAGGATTTCCATTGTTGTCTTCTCACCAGATTATGCAGCCTCCACTTGGTGTTTAGATGAAATGGCTGCTATTGTTGACTGCCAAAGAGAGTTCAATCAAGCTGTCTTCCCGGTTTTCTATGATGTGGATCCCTCTCATGTGCGCAAACAGAACGGTGTGTACCAGGAAGCTTTTATCTCCCATTCACAGAAATTCACACAAGACCCAGCAAAGGTCCAACGCTGGAAGAGTGCTATGACCACTTTGGCCAATTCTGTTGGCTGGGATGTTACAAATAA GCCAGAGTTTGGAGAGATTGAAAAAATTGTTCAGAAAATAGTGAAAACATTGAATCATAAATTCTCTGGGTTTGTTGATGACTTAATTGGGATGCAACCTCGTGTGGAAGGATTGGAAAAGCTTCTCAAGTTAAGATCAGAGGATGATGGCTTTCGAGTTTTAGGATTATGGGGGATGGGCGGTATAGGAAAGACAACTCATGCTACTGCCTTATATGATAGAATCTCTTATCAATTTGATGCTTCTTGTTTTGTTGAGAACGTGAGCAAAATTTACAATGATGGTGGTGCTATGGCCATACAAAAACAAATTCTTCGTCAAGCTCTGGACGAACAAAATTTAGATACATACAGTCCTTCCGAGATATCTGGGATTATAACAAATAGGCTACACAGTATAAAGGTCCTGGTTGTGTTGGACAATGTTGATCACTCAAAGCAATTAGAAGAATTGGCTATCAAACCTAAATTACTTTGTGAAGGGAGTAGAATAATCATAACCACCAGGGATGAGCATATTTTCAAAGTGTATGAAGACGATGAAGTTCACATTCACAATGTTCCCCTGTTGAGTGATAGAGAAGCCCGAGAGTTGTTTAGTAGAAAAGCCTTCAAGAGAGAGGATTCAAGCAACAATTTTGAGGAGCTGATTCCTGAGGTACTTAAGTACGCTCAAAGGCATCCACTAACAATTAAAGTGGTgggttctttcttgtgttcccGCAATGCTGCCCAATGGAGAGATGCCTTGGATAGATTAAGGAATAATCAAGAAGACGAAATTACAAACGTGCTTCGGATAAGTTATGACGGGCTAAAATATGAGGAGCAAGAAATATTTCTACACATTGCTTGTTTTTTCAGAGGGGAGAGGGAGGACTATGTAAAGCGAATACTAGATTCTCTTGGATTATATCCTCATATTGGAATTTCAGTTATTGCGGAGAAATCACTCATAACCATTAGAAACCAAGAAATTCATATGCACGAAATGCTGCAAGAGTTGGGAAAGAAAATTGTTCGGGAGAAATATCCTCAAGAACCTGGATCATGGAGTAGGATATGGAGTTACAAGGATTTCCATCATGTCTTGATGTCAGAAACG GGAACAAATGAGATTAAAGCCATAGTTGTTGATATAAAAGAGGATATCAGCGATTGCAATGAGATGGTTGAAGGGTTGTCCAAAATGAAGGATCTCAAGCTGCTCATTGTACATCAAAAGAACTACCATTCAGAAAGTAGACTCAAATGTCTTTCTAGTTGTCTGAAGTATCTTTCATGGCATGGTTACCCTTTTCCTTCTTTGCCATCAGTGTTTCACCCTTCAGAATGTCTCGTTGAAATGAATTTGTCTGGTAGCAGTATCAAAAGCCTATGGGAAGGCCGCAAG ACATTTTTTCGCCTGACAATATTAGATTTGAGCAACTCGAAAAAGCTTATAGAAACTCCAAATTTTGAATGGTGCACAAGTCTTAAGCGATTAGATCTTTCAGGATGCACAAACCTACAACATGTTCACCCTTCAATTGACCTTCTTGCACGACTTGTCTACTTGAATTTGCGGGATTGTAGTAGTTTGGTTACCCTCTACTTTGGCAGTGATGAATGCAAGTTAAGTTCTCTCATAGTTCTACATCTTTCAGGCTGTACAAAATTGGAAACTACGCAAGATTTTTCAGGGCTCTTAAATCTAGAATATCTTGATCTTGAACAATGTACAAGTTTGGCTAAGGTGCATGAATCTCTCTGGGCCCTTGGAAAACTTAGATCTTTGAGTTTGAGGGGTTGTCTAGGGCTGAAGGAGGGACCCAATGATATCAGTTGGATGACATCTCTTCAAACTCTAGATTTTCAAGGGTGCTCAAACCTTTGGAAACTTCAGTTTATTTTGAACAAATATGAAAGATCCAAACTTCACCAAACTCTTGGCAGGTCCATCATTTCTCCTCGGATTTCGAAAGCtttgacatttttagatcttgGCTTTTGCAACCTAGGAAAAGTCCCTGATGATATCGGAGTATTAAAAGGGTTAGAAAGACTGAATTTACAGGGTAACAAATTCAATAGTTTACCCAGTACCATTGAGAGTCTTTCCAGCCTAGCATATTTGAACTTGGGGCATTGCTTTAATCTTTCTTCATTGCCTACACTCCCATTTGTCAATAACTCATCAGGAGGACAATATTTTAAAACAATATCTGGATCAAGGAATCAGGGTTCAGGACTATATATGCTTTACTGTTCCAAAGTTGATAAATGGTGTCGTCAAAACTGGACAATTATCTGGCTAACAAGATTAATTAAG CAACCTTGTCATTTCAGGTGTGGCTTTGACATTGTTATTCCTGGGAGTAGTATTCCATCGTGGTTCAATCGTTCATTTATGGGTGGATCAACAATAAGGATAGTGGACTCTAATAATATGGATGACAATTGGATAGGCTTTACCTTTTGTGTAGCATTTTGTGTAACCGATCCTTCAGCGATTTTTGGTTCTTCTCATGACCGGTTGTCCACATCACTCCCGAATccattttatctttcttttgaAAGCGAACAGGCAGAAGAAACCTTCTGTATGCCATGCCGTTTAGACTTCAAAGGTCGGTCCCAACCTCCTAAGACCCGAAAACATGTCTGGATTATCTATATTTCTCGGCCACACTGCCATTTTGTGAAAACAGGAGCCAATATCACATTTAAAGCCTGCCCAGGCATTGAGATGGGGAAATGGGGACTGCACATGGTATTCAAGCAAGATATAGaaataattcaaagaaaatcacAACATCAGCTGGAAACCTCCGTGTTTTTCTATTCGTCTGAAATCCTACTTCCAGATCATGGGTTGGTTATTGAGGAAGTGCCTGAAAGCAACAACAGTAGCATTGGGCCTAAAATCCAGCTTCCTTACAATTGGTATGTAACTGATGAGGAGGAAAAGGAGAGTCTGGAAGCCAAAAGCAAAGAAATTAATCTCGCAAATATTGGCCTTTAA